In Candidatus Promineifilum breve, one genomic interval encodes:
- a CDS encoding AI-2E family transporter, producing MTPEPPVNYHSPPWSRTTKVIVVVVMLIVLFLLIGRFRTLIGMLVIAAILGYLLEPIINFIDQRTTIRRGIIIALVYLVLAVALIGGFSALGFASYQQVANLIDLTPELIEDVGATITSLVNRTDPIGIGPFVIEPTIIPWDRITEQLLGFLDPVLSQSTTIVSRFATSTVRTAFNIVFIFIISLYLATDLPNLGSHIKSIAQQPGYRADAERLLPELSRVWRAYLRGQIILGLVIFLVVWIGLTILGVQNSLALGLLAGLLEFVPTLGPVVSAGVAILVALFQPSNYFGLESWQFALLVLGLMVVIQQVENNLLVPRIVGGALDLHPILVIVGVFMGAAIAGILGAILAAPVVASLKVLGLYTWRKLFDLPPFPDEPPPEEQPPLPMVVD from the coding sequence ATGACGCCTGAGCCGCCCGTCAACTACCATTCGCCGCCCTGGAGCCGCACCACCAAAGTGATCGTGGTGGTCGTGATGCTGATCGTGCTGTTCCTGCTCATCGGCCGCTTCCGCACGCTCATCGGTATGCTGGTTATCGCGGCCATTTTAGGCTACTTGCTGGAACCGATCATCAACTTTATCGACCAGCGCACGACCATTCGGCGCGGCATCATCATCGCCCTGGTCTATCTGGTATTGGCCGTGGCGTTGATTGGCGGTTTCTCGGCCCTCGGTTTCGCCTCCTACCAGCAGGTCGCCAATCTAATCGACCTGACACCGGAGTTGATTGAGGATGTCGGGGCGACGATCACCTCGTTGGTCAACCGCACCGACCCCATCGGCATCGGGCCGTTCGTCATTGAACCGACCATCATCCCCTGGGATCGGATCACCGAGCAACTACTGGGTTTTCTGGATCCGGTGCTCAGCCAAAGCACGACCATCGTCAGCCGTTTCGCCACGTCCACGGTGCGCACCGCGTTCAACATTGTCTTCATCTTCATCATCTCCCTCTATCTGGCGACCGATCTGCCGAATCTGGGCAGCCACATCAAGAGCATCGCCCAGCAGCCGGGCTATCGCGCCGATGCCGAGCGCCTGTTGCCGGAGTTGAGCCGCGTCTGGCGGGCCTATTTGCGCGGCCAGATCATCCTGGGGTTGGTCATTTTTCTGGTCGTCTGGATTGGGCTGACGATCCTGGGCGTGCAGAACTCGTTGGCCCTGGGCTTGCTGGCCGGGTTGCTCGAATTTGTGCCCACTCTCGGTCCGGTCGTCAGCGCCGGCGTCGCCATCCTGGTGGCCCTCTTCCAGCCGTCGAACTATTTTGGCCTGGAGTCGTGGCAGTTCGCGCTGCTGGTGTTGGGTCTGATGGTGGTGATTCAGCAGGTGGAGAATAACCTGCTGGTGCCGCGCATTGTCGGCGGCGCGCTCGACTTGCATCCGATTCTGGTCATCGTCGGCGTTTTCATGGGCGCGGCCATCGCCGGCATCCTGGGGGCCATCCTGGCCGCGCCGGTTGTCGCCTCGCTCAAGGTGCTGGGCCTCTACACCTGGCGCAAGCTGTTCGACCTGCCGCCCTTCCCCGACGAACCTCCGCCGGAAGAGCAACCGCCGCTGCCGATGGTGGTGGACTAG
- a CDS encoding class I SAM-dependent methyltransferase, with the protein MERTEEDDLLWQQLKTLPAFRALLRAVEARFFAHLPLPDPLLDVGCGDGHFAQMALPGRTITAGIDPWWRPLNKAVRAGNYGLPIQALGDRLPFPKHYFAAAFSNSVLEHIPDIQPVLNEVGRVLQPDAPFVITTPSQFFADYLGGGALLDRLHLGGPAGRYRDFFNFISRHAHTDSPQTWAERLAAAGFAVERWQYYFSRGALRALEMGHVQGLPSAALHALTGHWIIAPWQSSLGPTERWLRPFYEEEASLDGGAYLLLIARKVADRPIAATLPPPRPLSVAEPRPA; encoded by the coding sequence ATGGAACGGACTGAAGAAGACGATCTGCTCTGGCAACAACTGAAAACGTTGCCCGCTTTCCGCGCCCTGCTGCGGGCCGTCGAAGCGCGCTTTTTCGCCCACCTGCCGCTGCCCGATCCGCTGCTCGACGTGGGCTGCGGCGACGGCCACTTCGCCCAGATGGCCTTGCCCGGCCGGACGATCACCGCCGGCATCGATCCGTGGTGGCGGCCGCTCAACAAAGCCGTGCGCGCCGGCAATTATGGCCTGCCTATCCAGGCCCTGGGCGACCGGTTGCCTTTCCCGAAGCACTATTTCGCCGCCGCCTTCAGCAATTCGGTGTTAGAACATATCCCCGACATCCAGCCGGTGCTAAACGAAGTGGGGCGCGTGTTGCAGCCCGACGCGCCGTTTGTCATCACCACGCCCAGCCAATTCTTTGCCGACTACCTGGGCGGCGGCGCGCTGCTGGATCGGCTGCATCTGGGCGGGCCGGCCGGGCGCTACCGCGACTTTTTCAATTTCATCTCGCGCCACGCCCACACCGACTCGCCCCAGACGTGGGCCGAACGGCTGGCCGCGGCCGGGTTCGCCGTCGAACGGTGGCAATATTACTTCTCGCGTGGCGCGTTGCGCGCCCTGGAGATGGGCCACGTGCAGGGCTTGCCGTCGGCCGCGCTTCACGCCCTGACCGGCCACTGGATCATCGCCCCCTGGCAGAGCAGCCTCGGCCCCACCGAGCGCTGGCTGCGCCCCTTCTACGAAGAAGAGGCATCGCTCGACGGCGGCGCCTATCTGCTGCTCATCGCCCGCAAGGTGGCCGACCGGCCCATCGCGGCCACACTGCCGCCGCCGCGCCCCTTATCGGTGGCTGAACCGCGCCCGGCCTAG
- a CDS encoding adenylate/guanylate cyclase domain-containing protein, whose protein sequence is MDTLPTSPTTDELLGQIEQLQAALIEQQRLLVRAPDELARPTALRHSSALAGRIEALRAAAARHESELKAQAMEKGRLLALQEVGAAINSSLDLDVVLQQVMDAIIHLTSAERAMLLLDGGNGLEVKIARNLSRETLENDASLDISRSIVRRVAETGEAIVTINAQEDERFSAQHSIVSYKLRSILCAPLNIKGHTTGVIYADNRIASGIFGDADRDLLAAFADQAAVAIDNARLFQEVAEMKRLMDSVFASIASGVITIDAEDRIALYNRAAERILGAPAADMAQRAAGDVLAELGLPVASIVGRVKDEGRTQSVELELSALRRPTGPTTINLTASPLHTVENERLGGVALVLEDVSEKKRIESLRRYLPPALVDRVRDLDGAQKPQRRVITVLFADIRDFSRLGEHIDPEELIDLANGFFSEAVAAISDCYGLIDKFMGDAVMALFNTPLNPQADHVEQAIRAALAIQKRLAAHRRAQPPDKALHFGIGIHTGETVVGNVGSAQRKDYSAVGDVVNLCKRLQEMAGHDEILISRDVYEEVRDRVVVESLPPVQVRGRRTQEEVYRLIRATG, encoded by the coding sequence GTGGATACTCTGCCCACAAGCCCCACAACGGATGAATTGCTCGGCCAGATCGAGCAGCTTCAGGCCGCGCTGATCGAGCAGCAGCGCCTGTTGGTGCGCGCCCCCGACGAACTGGCCCGCCCCACGGCCCTGCGCCACTCCAGCGCGTTGGCGGGGCGCATCGAAGCGTTGCGCGCCGCCGCCGCGCGCCACGAGAGCGAACTCAAGGCCCAGGCGATGGAGAAAGGGCGGCTGCTGGCCCTGCAGGAAGTGGGCGCGGCCATCAACTCCTCCCTCGATCTCGACGTGGTGCTGCAACAGGTCATGGACGCCATCATCCACCTGACCAGCGCCGAGCGGGCGATGCTGCTGCTCGATGGCGGCAATGGGCTGGAAGTGAAGATCGCCCGCAACCTGTCGCGCGAGACGCTGGAGAACGACGCCTCGCTGGACATCAGCCGCAGCATCGTGCGCCGCGTGGCCGAGACCGGCGAAGCGATCGTGACCATCAACGCCCAGGAAGATGAGCGCTTCTCGGCCCAGCATAGCATCGTTAGTTATAAACTGCGCTCCATCCTGTGCGCGCCGCTCAACATCAAGGGCCATACGACGGGCGTCATCTACGCCGACAATCGCATTGCCAGTGGCATCTTCGGCGACGCCGACCGCGATTTGTTGGCCGCCTTTGCCGATCAGGCGGCCGTCGCCATCGACAACGCCCGCCTGTTTCAGGAAGTGGCCGAGATGAAACGCCTGATGGACAGTGTTTTCGCCTCCATCGCCAGCGGGGTCATCACCATCGACGCCGAGGATCGCATCGCCCTCTACAATCGCGCCGCCGAGCGCATTCTCGGCGCGCCGGCGGCCGACATGGCCCAACGTGCCGCCGGTGACGTATTGGCCGAGTTGGGCTTGCCGGTGGCATCAATTGTCGGCCGCGTGAAGGATGAAGGCCGCACGCAAAGTGTCGAGCTGGAGCTGTCCGCCCTGCGCCGCCCGACCGGCCCGACGACGATTAACCTGACCGCCTCGCCCCTCCACACCGTCGAGAACGAGCGTCTGGGAGGCGTGGCCCTGGTATTGGAGGATGTGTCGGAGAAGAAGCGCATTGAAAGCCTGCGCCGCTACTTGCCGCCGGCCCTGGTCGACCGGGTGCGCGACCTGGACGGGGCGCAGAAACCACAGCGGCGCGTCATCACAGTGCTTTTCGCCGACATTCGCGACTTCAGCCGCCTGGGCGAACACATCGACCCGGAAGAGTTGATCGACCTGGCGAACGGCTTCTTCTCGGAGGCGGTGGCGGCCATCAGTGATTGTTATGGCCTGATCGACAAGTTCATGGGCGACGCGGTGATGGCCCTCTTCAACACCCCGCTCAATCCGCAGGCCGACCACGTGGAGCAAGCCATCCGGGCGGCGTTGGCGATTCAGAAGCGGCTGGCCGCCCATCGGCGCGCCCAGCCGCCGGACAAGGCGCTCCATTTCGGCATCGGTATCCACACCGGCGAGACGGTGGTGGGCAACGTCGGCAGCGCGCAACGCAAGGATTATTCGGCCGTGGGGGACGTGGTCAACCTGTGCAAGCGGCTGCAAGAGATGGCCGGGCATGACGAGATTCTCATCAGCCGTGATGTCTATGAAGAAGTGCGCGACCGGGTGGTGGTGGAATCCCTGCCGCCGGTGCAGGTGCGCGGCCGGCGCACGCAAGAGGAAGTCTATCGCCTGATCAGGGCCACCGGCTGA